A single Curtobacterium sp. MCSS17_015 DNA region contains:
- a CDS encoding acetolactate synthase large subunit, giving the protein MPTEATPLSAAGARRSPEVLTGSGAVLRTLEHLGITDVFGLPGGAIIPFYDELMASTTIRHVLVRHEQGAGHAAEGYASSSGKVGVAIATSGPGATNLVTAIADAYMDSVPFIAITGQVFSTLMGTDAFQEADIVGITMPITKHSFLVTKPEDIPATLAAAHQIATTGRPGPVLVDITKDAQQKSAPYIWPPKIDLPGYRPVTKAHGKQITAAAQLLAESSRPVLYVGGGVIRSGASAELLAFAEATGAPVVTTLMARGAFPDSHAQHLGMPGMHGTVPAVLGLQESDLIIALGARFDDRVTGKVDDFAPDAKVVHVDIDPAEISKIRYADVPIVGDAKDVLVDLVAAWADVPVDQRASTADWWAHLNQLLEDFPLGYTEPTDGLLAPQAIIKRIGEMTGPEGVFASGVGQHQMWSAQFIQYERPNAWLNSGGAGTMGYSVPAAMGAKVAQPDRVVWAIDGDGCFQMTNQELATCVINDIPIKVAVINNSSLGMVRQWQTLFYDGRHSFTDLQTGHGTRRVPDFVKLADAYGALGIRVEKPEEVDAAIQLALDTNDRPVVIDFVVSRDSMVWPMVPQGIGNSSIQYARDLAPTWDDEDADMTGEPA; this is encoded by the coding sequence ATGCCCACGGAAGCCACACCGCTGTCCGCTGCCGGAGCGCGCCGGTCACCCGAGGTCCTGACCGGCTCGGGCGCCGTCCTCCGCACGCTCGAGCACCTCGGGATCACCGACGTCTTCGGGCTCCCCGGCGGCGCCATCATCCCCTTCTACGACGAGCTCATGGCCTCGACGACAATCCGCCACGTCCTCGTCCGGCACGAGCAGGGAGCCGGCCACGCCGCCGAGGGCTACGCGTCCTCGTCGGGCAAGGTCGGCGTCGCCATCGCCACCTCGGGTCCCGGCGCGACGAACCTCGTCACCGCGATCGCCGACGCCTACATGGACTCGGTGCCGTTCATCGCGATCACCGGACAGGTGTTCTCGACGCTGATGGGCACCGACGCGTTCCAGGAAGCCGACATCGTCGGCATCACGATGCCGATCACGAAGCACTCGTTCCTCGTCACCAAGCCGGAGGACATCCCGGCCACGCTCGCCGCCGCGCACCAGATCGCGACGACGGGCCGCCCGGGGCCGGTGCTCGTGGACATCACCAAGGACGCGCAGCAGAAGTCGGCGCCGTACATCTGGCCGCCGAAGATCGACCTGCCCGGCTACCGCCCGGTCACGAAGGCGCACGGCAAGCAGATCACCGCGGCGGCGCAGCTCCTCGCCGAGTCGTCCCGCCCGGTGCTCTACGTCGGCGGCGGTGTCATCCGCTCCGGCGCCTCCGCCGAACTCCTGGCGTTCGCCGAGGCCACCGGCGCCCCGGTCGTCACGACGCTGATGGCCCGCGGCGCCTTCCCGGACTCACACGCGCAGCACCTCGGCATGCCCGGCATGCACGGCACGGTGCCCGCGGTGCTCGGGCTGCAGGAGAGCGACCTCATCATCGCGCTCGGTGCCCGCTTCGACGACCGTGTGACGGGCAAGGTCGACGACTTCGCCCCGGACGCCAAGGTCGTGCACGTCGACATCGACCCGGCCGAGATCTCGAAGATCCGGTACGCCGACGTCCCGATCGTCGGCGACGCGAAGGACGTGCTCGTCGACCTCGTGGCGGCGTGGGCCGACGTGCCGGTCGACCAGCGGGCCTCCACGGCCGACTGGTGGGCGCACCTCAACCAGCTGCTCGAGGACTTCCCGCTCGGGTACACCGAGCCGACCGACGGGCTGCTCGCCCCGCAGGCGATCATCAAGCGCATCGGCGAGATGACCGGACCCGAGGGCGTCTTCGCCTCGGGCGTCGGTCAGCACCAGATGTGGTCGGCGCAGTTCATCCAGTACGAGCGCCCGAACGCCTGGCTCAACTCCGGCGGCGCCGGCACGATGGGCTACTCGGTCCCGGCCGCGATGGGTGCCAAGGTCGCGCAGCCCGACCGCGTCGTGTGGGCCATCGACGGCGACGGCTGCTTCCAGATGACGAACCAGGAACTCGCAACCTGTGTCATCAACGACATCCCGATCAAGGTCGCGGTCATCAACAACTCGTCGCTCGGCATGGTGCGCCAGTGGCAGACGCTGTTCTACGACGGCCGCCACTCGTTCACCGACCTGCAGACCGGCCACGGCACCCGTCGGGTCCCGGACTTCGTGAAGCTCGCCGACGCGTACGGTGCGCTCGGGATCCGGGTCGAGAAGCCGGAGGAGGTCGACGCGGCCATCCAGCTCGCGCTCGACACCAACGACCGCCCGGTGGTCATCGACTTCGTGGTCAGCCGCGACTCGATGGTCTGGCCGATGGTCCCGCAGGGCATCGGCAACTCCTCCATCCAGTACGCCCGCGACCTCGCGCCCACCTGGGACGACGAGGACGCCGACATGACGGGGGAGCCCGCATGA
- the ilvD gene encoding dihydroxy-acid dehydratase, producing MPDIDVKPRSRVVTDGIEATTSRGMLRAVGMGDEDWEKPQIGIASSWNEITPCNLSLDRLAQGAKEGVHGGGGYPLQFGTISVSDGISMGHEGMHFSLVSREVIADSVETVVNAERLDGTVLLAGCDKSLPGMLMAAARLDLASVFLYAGSVMPGYVKQADGTMKEVTIIDSFEGVGACKAGTMSEAELKKIECAIVPGEGACGGMYTANTMASLAEALGMSLPGSAAPPSADRRRDYYAHRSGEAVVNMLRLGLTARDILTREAFENAITVLMALGGSTNAVLHLLAIAHEAEVELTLDDFNRIGSKVPHLADMKPFGKYVMVDVDRNGGIPVIMKALLEAGLLHGDCMTVTGKTVAENLAEIDPPELDGEVFRKIDDPIHATGGLTILQGSFAPEGAVVKTAGFDASVFEGPARVFDRERAAMDALTEGRIQKGDVVVIRYEGPKGGPGMREMLAITAAIKGAGLGKDVLLLTDGRFSGGTTGLCIGHIAPEAVDAGPVAFVRDGDRIRVDIAARTLDLLVDAAELEARRDGWAPLPPRYTRGVLAKYAKLVQSAAQGAVTG from the coding sequence ATGCCTGACATCGACGTGAAGCCGCGCAGCCGGGTCGTCACCGACGGGATCGAAGCAACCACTTCGCGTGGCATGCTGCGGGCCGTCGGGATGGGCGACGAGGACTGGGAGAAGCCGCAGATCGGCATCGCCTCGTCGTGGAACGAGATCACCCCCTGCAACCTGTCCCTCGACCGCCTCGCCCAGGGTGCCAAGGAAGGCGTCCACGGCGGCGGCGGGTACCCGCTGCAGTTCGGCACCATCTCGGTGTCCGACGGCATCTCCATGGGCCACGAGGGCATGCACTTCTCGCTCGTCTCGCGCGAGGTCATCGCGGACAGCGTCGAGACCGTCGTCAACGCCGAGCGCCTCGACGGCACCGTGCTGCTGGCCGGCTGTGACAAGTCCCTCCCCGGCATGCTGATGGCCGCCGCGCGCCTCGACCTGGCGAGCGTGTTCCTCTACGCGGGCTCGGTGATGCCGGGCTACGTCAAGCAGGCCGACGGCACCATGAAGGAAGTCACGATCATCGACTCCTTCGAGGGTGTCGGCGCGTGCAAGGCCGGCACGATGAGCGAAGCGGAGCTCAAGAAGATCGAGTGCGCGATCGTCCCCGGCGAAGGCGCCTGTGGCGGGATGTACACGGCCAACACCATGGCGAGCCTGGCCGAGGCGCTCGGCATGTCGCTCCCCGGGTCCGCCGCGCCGCCGAGTGCCGACCGTCGCCGCGACTACTACGCGCACCGGTCCGGCGAAGCAGTCGTGAACATGCTCCGCCTGGGACTGACCGCCCGCGACATCCTGACACGCGAGGCGTTCGAGAACGCCATCACCGTGCTCATGGCCCTCGGCGGCTCGACGAACGCCGTGCTGCACCTGCTGGCGATCGCGCACGAAGCCGAGGTCGAGCTCACCCTCGACGACTTCAACCGCATCGGCTCGAAGGTCCCGCACCTGGCCGACATGAAGCCCTTCGGCAAGTACGTCATGGTCGACGTCGACCGCAACGGCGGCATCCCGGTGATCATGAAGGCCCTGCTCGAGGCCGGCCTGCTGCACGGCGACTGCATGACCGTCACGGGCAAGACGGTCGCCGAGAACCTGGCCGAGATCGACCCGCCGGAGCTCGACGGTGAGGTCTTCCGCAAGATCGACGACCCGATCCACGCGACCGGTGGCCTGACGATCCTGCAGGGCTCGTTCGCGCCCGAGGGCGCCGTGGTGAAGACCGCCGGCTTCGACGCCTCGGTGTTCGAGGGGCCCGCCCGGGTGTTCGACCGCGAGCGTGCCGCGATGGACGCCCTCACCGAGGGCCGTATCCAGAAGGGCGACGTCGTCGTCATCCGCTACGAGGGCCCCAAGGGCGGTCCGGGCATGCGCGAGATGCTGGCGATCACCGCGGCCATCAAGGGCGCAGGCCTCGGCAAGGATGTACTACTCTTGACGGACGGTCGATTCTCAGGCGGCACAACCGGCCTCTGCATCGGCCACATCGCACCGGAAGCCGTGGACGCAGGTCCAGTGGCATTCGTGCGCGATGGCGACCGCATCCGTGTCGACATCGCGGCTCGCACGCTCGACCTACTCGTCGACGCCGCCGAGCTGGAAGCCCGCCGTGACGGCTGGGCCCCGCTGCCCCCGCGCTACACCCGCGGAGTCCTCGCGAAGTACGCCAAGCTCGTGCAGTCCGCCGCCCAGGGCGCGGTCACGGGCTGA
- the otsB gene encoding trehalose-phosphatase yields the protein MPEQEARTEQTTDSGLAPALEALVAAPRLLVALDFDGTLAPFADDPSQVGALPGSWAAVLTLQRARDTEVVLVSGRPLGSLAAVSHAPDGMALVGSHGVEWRVDGHDEAALAADETARVARIGAALDAVGARHPGVVIEHKPAGHGVHTRRVSAEEAAAANAEASRAAHEADADVLERGGKDILEFAVRHVTKGDAIDRLRALRGADAVFFAGDDVTDEDAFRVLRAGDVGVKVGEGDTLATHRVSDPSALTDVLKQLARARATR from the coding sequence ATGCCTGAGCAGGAGGCGCGCACCGAGCAGACGACGGACAGCGGTCTCGCTCCGGCCCTCGAGGCGCTCGTGGCCGCGCCGCGACTGCTCGTCGCCCTCGACTTCGACGGCACGCTCGCGCCGTTCGCCGACGACCCGTCCCAGGTCGGGGCGCTCCCCGGCAGCTGGGCGGCCGTCCTCACGCTGCAGCGGGCACGGGACACCGAGGTCGTGCTCGTCTCCGGACGGCCGCTCGGCAGCCTCGCGGCGGTGTCGCACGCTCCCGACGGCATGGCACTGGTCGGCTCCCACGGCGTGGAGTGGCGCGTCGACGGCCACGACGAGGCGGCGCTCGCCGCGGACGAGACGGCTCGGGTGGCGCGCATCGGAGCCGCCCTCGACGCGGTCGGGGCCCGGCACCCCGGCGTCGTGATCGAGCACAAGCCCGCCGGGCACGGCGTGCACACCCGACGCGTCAGCGCCGAGGAGGCCGCGGCGGCGAACGCCGAGGCGAGTCGGGCGGCGCACGAGGCCGACGCCGACGTCCTCGAGCGCGGCGGCAAGGACATCCTCGAGTTCGCGGTTCGGCACGTCACCAAGGGGGACGCCATCGACCGGCTCCGTGCGCTCCGCGGAGCGGACGCCGTCTTCTTCGCCGGTGACGACGTCACGGACGAGGACGCCTTCCGGGTGCTCCGCGCCGGTGACGTCGGCGTGAAGGTGGGGGAGGGCGACACCCTGGCCACCCACCGGGTGTCCGACCCATCGGCCCTCACCGACGTCCTGAAGCAGCTGGCGCGCGCCCGGGCGACCCGCTGA
- the otsA gene encoding alpha,alpha-trehalose-phosphate synthase (UDP-forming): MPADRTDSTRYAFIVASNRLPVDRVVEEDGTEGWRHSPGGLVTALEPVMRANDGAWVGWVGQPDVTVEPFDNEGIHIVPVPLSAEDVQEYYEGFSNDTLWPLYHDVIEHPSYHRDWWNAYKRVNQRFAEQIAEIAEQDGIVWVQDYQLQLVPALLRTLRPDLTIGFFNHIPFPPVGIYAQLPWRAQILDGLLGADVIGFQRQDDASDFLRAVRHIKGYTTKGSTVDVPVDDPQAPRSRKGITVRHVEARHFPISIDAESFEEIARRPEVQQRAKEIRDGLGNPKTVLLGVDRLDYTKGIRHRIKAFGELVEDGRLAVEDAALIQVASPSRERVDTYRMLRDEIELSVGRINGDLGVIGHQPISYLHHGYPREEMVALYLAADIMLVTALRDGMNLVAKEYVASRHDNDGVLILSEFAGAADELKQAVIVNPHDIGALKDSIQRAIEMPRRERSTRMRALRKRVKDNDVARWSRSFLEALDRHAPKGAQIDPESVEQGEPHREAQTDGTSIFDQDAQRARAAEDTREDRDA; encoded by the coding sequence ATGCCCGCAGACCGAACCGACAGCACCCGGTACGCATTCATCGTCGCCTCGAACCGACTCCCGGTCGACCGGGTGGTCGAGGAGGACGGCACGGAGGGCTGGCGGCACTCGCCCGGCGGCCTCGTCACGGCCCTCGAACCGGTGATGCGCGCGAACGACGGGGCCTGGGTCGGCTGGGTCGGCCAGCCCGACGTCACCGTCGAGCCGTTCGACAACGAGGGCATCCACATCGTCCCGGTACCGCTCAGCGCCGAGGACGTGCAGGAGTACTACGAGGGGTTCAGCAACGACACGCTGTGGCCGCTCTACCACGACGTCATCGAGCACCCGAGCTACCACCGTGACTGGTGGAACGCCTACAAGCGCGTGAACCAGCGGTTCGCCGAGCAGATCGCCGAGATCGCCGAGCAGGACGGCATCGTCTGGGTGCAGGACTACCAGCTGCAGCTCGTGCCGGCGCTCCTGCGCACCCTGCGACCGGACCTGACGATCGGCTTCTTCAACCACATCCCGTTCCCGCCGGTCGGCATCTACGCGCAGCTGCCCTGGCGAGCGCAGATCCTCGACGGACTGCTCGGCGCGGACGTGATCGGGTTCCAGCGCCAGGACGACGCGAGCGACTTCCTCCGCGCCGTCCGGCACATCAAGGGCTACACGACGAAGGGGTCGACGGTGGACGTCCCCGTCGACGACCCGCAGGCGCCGCGGAGCCGCAAGGGGATCACCGTCCGACACGTCGAGGCGCGCCACTTCCCGATCTCGATCGACGCCGAGAGCTTCGAGGAGATCGCCCGCCGTCCCGAGGTGCAGCAGCGTGCGAAGGAGATCCGCGACGGACTCGGCAACCCGAAGACGGTGCTGCTCGGCGTGGACCGGCTCGACTACACCAAGGGGATCCGGCACCGCATCAAGGCGTTCGGCGAACTCGTCGAGGACGGCCGACTCGCGGTGGAGGACGCCGCGCTCATCCAGGTCGCGAGCCCGAGCCGTGAGCGGGTCGACACCTACCGGATGCTGCGCGACGAGATCGAGCTGAGCGTCGGTCGGATCAACGGCGACCTCGGGGTCATCGGGCACCAGCCGATCTCGTACCTGCACCACGGGTACCCGCGCGAGGAGATGGTGGCGCTCTACCTGGCCGCCGACATCATGCTCGTGACGGCCCTCCGCGACGGCATGAACCTCGTCGCGAAGGAGTACGTCGCCTCGCGCCACGACAACGACGGCGTGCTGATCCTGTCCGAGTTCGCCGGAGCCGCCGACGAGCTCAAGCAGGCCGTCATCGTCAACCCGCACGACATCGGGGCCCTCAAGGACTCGATCCAGCGCGCCATCGAGATGCCCCGCCGCGAGCGCTCGACGCGGATGCGCGCGCTCCGCAAGCGCGTGAAGGACAACGACGTGGCACGCTGGTCGCGCTCGTTCCTCGAGGCGCTCGACCGGCACGCGCCGAAGGGCGCGCAGATCGATCCGGAGTCGGTCGAGCAGGGCGAGCCGCACCGGGAGGCCCAGACCGACGGCACGTCGATCTTCGACCAGGACGCGCAGCGGGCGCGCGCCGCCGAGGACACCCGGGAGGACCGTGATGCCTGA
- a CDS encoding magnesium transporter CorA family protein, with protein MVSTRCWQDGSSAERDFPVEQVSDLVARDGSFVWVDFTDPEPADLEHVEEELGIHALAVEDAVERGQRPKLDRYRDSIFLVVYDTDGPGEDGELVTHEVKAFVTRHALVTIHGADFDTAAVQRRWDANSDLADHGVPWLLWGLLDTVVDHATSVLATIERDIDALEDDLFENGDPREQQIQRRSFRLRKALGVLRRLVVPTRDSVGSLLHGDAETIVDGVRPYFRDVEDHLVSIADTVEQQRDAVSSVLETNLNLASNRQNTVMKKVTSWAAIIAIPTGITSFFGQNVHFPGEGEWSGLWASISLTVASSLLLYRSFKRRDWL; from the coding sequence ATGGTGAGCACGCGCTGCTGGCAGGACGGGTCGTCGGCGGAGCGGGACTTCCCCGTCGAGCAGGTCTCCGACCTCGTCGCCCGGGACGGGTCGTTCGTCTGGGTGGACTTCACGGACCCCGAGCCCGCCGACCTCGAGCACGTCGAGGAGGAGCTCGGCATCCACGCCCTCGCGGTCGAGGACGCCGTCGAGCGCGGGCAACGGCCGAAGCTCGACCGGTACCGGGACAGCATCTTCCTCGTGGTCTACGACACCGACGGGCCGGGCGAGGACGGCGAACTCGTCACGCACGAGGTGAAGGCCTTCGTCACCCGACACGCCCTGGTCACCATCCACGGCGCCGACTTCGACACCGCGGCGGTGCAGCGCCGCTGGGACGCGAACAGCGACCTCGCCGACCACGGGGTGCCGTGGCTGCTCTGGGGACTGCTCGACACCGTCGTCGACCACGCCACCAGCGTGCTCGCGACGATCGAGCGGGACATCGACGCGCTCGAGGACGACCTGTTCGAGAACGGCGACCCCCGCGAGCAGCAGATCCAACGTCGCTCCTTCCGACTCCGCAAGGCGCTCGGGGTGCTCCGCCGACTCGTCGTCCCGACCCGGGACAGCGTCGGGTCGTTGCTGCACGGCGACGCGGAGACCATCGTCGACGGCGTCCGCCCGTACTTCCGCGACGTCGAGGACCACCTCGTGTCGATCGCCGACACCGTCGAACAGCAGCGCGACGCCGTGTCGAGCGTGCTCGAGACGAACCTCAACCTCGCCTCGAACCGGCAGAACACCGTCATGAAGAAGGTGACGAGCTGGGCGGCCATCATCGCGATCCCGACCGGCATCACGAGCTTCTTCGGGCAGAACGTGCACTTCCCGGGCGAGGGCGAGTGGAGCGGTCTCTGGGCGTCGATCTCGCTCACGGTGGCGTCGTCGCTGCTGCTCTACCGTTCGTTCAAGCGTCGCGACTGGCTCTGA
- a CDS encoding SLC13 family permease, with protein sequence MRQAVIGAVLLAVGAVCVALGLLPLPELGALAERVLPVLGFVLGLTIVSELAADAGVFDRLADVAARVGGGRTIWLWAAVVVLAVVCTVFLSIDTTAVLLTPIVITLARRVGLPPMPFALTTVWLANTASLLLPVSNLTNLLAVDGIGLDGPLPFAGLMVWAALAGVVVPCAVLLVVFRRSLFGRYTPAGLRKASDPLFFWAASAVLVALVAALTAGVEVWVAAVVAALVLVGIAAWRAPSELRPSRVPWSTLVFAAGLFVVVETLHATGVTDPVVQAVGGGTGTGSLLVLGGAGAVAANAIDNLPAYLVLEPAAGHEALRYAALLVGVNAGCLVTPWASLATLLWHARLTAEGIHLSWGRYVALGCVVAPLTVVAGVLALRL encoded by the coding sequence GTGCGCCAAGCAGTCATCGGGGCCGTCCTGCTCGCCGTCGGGGCGGTGTGCGTCGCCCTCGGGCTCCTGCCGCTCCCGGAGCTCGGTGCGCTCGCCGAGCGGGTGCTGCCGGTGCTCGGGTTCGTCCTCGGGCTGACGATCGTCTCCGAGCTCGCCGCTGACGCCGGGGTGTTCGACCGGCTCGCCGACGTCGCCGCGCGGGTCGGTGGCGGGCGGACGATATGGCTCTGGGCTGCCGTCGTCGTGCTCGCGGTGGTGTGCACGGTCTTCCTGTCCATCGACACCACCGCGGTCCTGCTCACACCGATCGTCATCACGCTCGCTCGTCGGGTCGGTCTGCCGCCGATGCCCTTCGCGCTGACCACGGTGTGGCTCGCGAACACCGCCTCGCTGCTGCTGCCGGTGTCGAACCTGACGAACCTGCTCGCCGTCGACGGCATCGGCCTGGACGGGCCGCTCCCGTTCGCGGGTCTCATGGTGTGGGCGGCGCTCGCCGGGGTCGTGGTGCCGTGCGCGGTGCTGCTCGTGGTCTTCCGTCGCTCGCTGTTCGGGCGGTACACGCCGGCCGGGCTGCGGAAGGCGTCCGACCCGCTGTTCTTCTGGGCGGCGTCGGCGGTGCTGGTCGCCCTCGTCGCGGCGCTGACCGCCGGTGTCGAGGTCTGGGTCGCGGCGGTCGTCGCCGCCCTGGTCCTGGTCGGCATCGCTGCGTGGCGGGCGCCGTCGGAGCTCCGCCCGTCCCGGGTGCCGTGGTCGACGCTCGTCTTCGCCGCCGGGCTCTTCGTCGTGGTCGAGACCCTGCACGCCACGGGCGTCACCGACCCGGTCGTGCAGGCCGTCGGCGGGGGGACCGGCACGGGGTCCCTGCTGGTGCTCGGCGGGGCCGGCGCGGTGGCGGCGAACGCGATCGACAACCTGCCCGCCTACCTGGTGCTCGAGCCGGCGGCGGGCCACGAGGCCCTGCGGTACGCGGCGCTGCTCGTCGGGGTCAACGCCGGGTGCCTCGTCACGCCGTGGGCTTCCCTCGCGACGCTGCTCTGGCACGCGCGGCTCACGGCGGAGGGCATCCACCTGTCGTGGGGGCGCTACGTCGCCCTCGGATGCGTCGTCGCGCCGCTCACCGTCGTCGCGGGCGTGCTCGCGCTGCGGCTCTGA
- a CDS encoding mechanosensitive ion channel domain-containing protein, whose protein sequence is MDILLRLLVAIGFALLVTAVASLVLHLVFRALGRRERWAVALSRRTKHPTRATLLLALLWTAFSTSIPRDADRFPWRDEVSHAFLIAMIGVGCWLACELAIFLESLGLHKYRVDVPDNRVARRIRTQVLIIRRLTVAVLVIIAVGAILLTFPGVEAAGASVLASAGLLSVIAGLAAQSMLGNVFAGMQLAFSGSIRVDDVVVVEGQWGRIEEITLTYVVVHLWDDRRFVLPSTYFTSTPFENWTRTSSELLGAVEFDLDWRVSPSEMREELDRILATSTIWDGRTKVLQVTDAVGGLVRVRILVTAPDAGGLFDLRCYVREEMVEWMQRQHPEALPLQRVQLTDPTPTTPTRRGPRSENDSQLFGEGDERSALFTGPIQTSGIRADEVPPDGR, encoded by the coding sequence ATGGACATTCTCCTCCGACTCCTCGTCGCGATCGGGTTCGCCCTGCTCGTCACGGCCGTCGCGTCACTCGTCCTGCACCTGGTGTTCCGGGCGCTCGGTCGGCGGGAACGTTGGGCGGTCGCACTCTCGCGACGGACGAAGCACCCGACCCGCGCCACCCTGCTCCTCGCGCTGCTCTGGACGGCGTTCAGCACGAGCATCCCGCGCGACGCCGACCGGTTCCCCTGGCGGGACGAGGTCTCGCACGCCTTCCTCATCGCGATGATCGGCGTCGGCTGCTGGCTGGCCTGCGAGCTCGCGATCTTCCTCGAGAGCCTCGGGCTGCACAAGTACCGCGTCGACGTGCCGGACAACCGGGTGGCGCGGCGGATCCGGACCCAGGTGCTCATCATCCGACGGCTCACCGTCGCTGTCCTCGTTATCATCGCCGTCGGCGCGATCCTGCTCACCTTCCCCGGGGTGGAGGCCGCCGGTGCGAGCGTCCTGGCGAGTGCCGGCCTGCTCTCGGTGATCGCGGGTCTCGCCGCGCAGTCGATGCTCGGCAACGTGTTCGCGGGGATGCAGCTCGCCTTCTCCGGGTCGATCCGGGTCGACGACGTGGTCGTGGTCGAGGGGCAGTGGGGGCGCATCGAGGAGATCACCCTGACGTACGTCGTCGTGCACCTCTGGGACGACCGTCGGTTCGTGCTGCCGTCGACGTACTTCACGAGCACGCCCTTCGAGAACTGGACCCGGACGAGCAGTGAGCTCCTCGGCGCCGTCGAGTTCGACCTCGACTGGCGGGTCAGCCCGTCGGAGATGCGCGAGGAGCTCGACCGGATCCTGGCGACGAGCACCATCTGGGACGGCCGCACGAAGGTCCTCCAGGTCACGGACGCCGTCGGGGGACTGGTCCGCGTCCGGATCCTCGTCACCGCCCCGGACGCCGGTGGCCTGTTCGACCTCCGGTGCTACGTGCGTGAGGAGATGGTCGAGTGGATGCAGCGCCAGCACCCGGAAGCGCTCCCGCTGCAGCGCGTGCAGCTCACCGACCCGACCCCCACCACGCCGACACGACGCGGGCCCCGGAGCGAGAACGACTCGCAGCTGTTCGGCGAGGGCGACGAACGGTCCGCTCTCTTCACCGGTCCGATCCAGACCTCCGGCATCCGTGCCGACGAGGTCCCGCCGGACGGCCGCTGA
- a CDS encoding amino acid permease, with amino-acid sequence MTAKNDTGVDRAPANDFSHEQEGYQHGLKPRQLQMIAIGGAIGTGLFLGAGGRLHTAGPALAVTYLIAGVFAFFILRALGELVLHRPSSGSFISYAREFYGEKFAYAAGWMYFLNWAMTSIVDTTAVAVYLKYWSAFTAAPQWLLALVALLVVLAANMVAVKVFGELEFWFALIKVAALVAFLVVAIVWLVFAFPVETGGEAVRTGFSIWGDNGGILPNGVLPAVLVIQGVVFAYAAIELVGTASGETQDTEKVIPRAINSVVFRIAVFYVGSIVLLSILLPYTAYKDGESPFVTFFSSIGNPQVGVVVGSIMNFVVLTAALSSLNAGLYSTGRALHSMGMNGSAPKWTTKMSKGGVPYAGILLTAAFTVAGVVLNYFVPGQAFEIALNIASLGIITAWGTIILCQMKLRQWAKQGLAKEPTFRLPGAPVTSWLTLAFLASVIVLMAIDYPVGTYTIASLVIVIPLLVVGWFLQRDRILRIASLRQGVTGPYPITGRDPAAQVRRRGDGTDEVDDRS; translated from the coding sequence ATGACAGCGAAGAACGACACGGGCGTCGACCGCGCTCCGGCGAACGACTTCTCGCACGAGCAGGAGGGCTACCAGCACGGGCTGAAGCCCCGGCAGCTGCAGATGATCGCGATCGGTGGTGCGATCGGGACGGGCCTCTTCCTCGGTGCTGGTGGCCGACTCCACACCGCAGGACCCGCCCTCGCGGTGACGTACCTGATCGCGGGGGTCTTCGCCTTCTTCATCCTCAGGGCCCTCGGTGAGCTCGTGCTGCACCGGCCGTCCTCGGGGTCGTTCATCTCCTACGCGCGCGAGTTCTACGGCGAGAAGTTCGCCTACGCCGCCGGCTGGATGTACTTCCTCAACTGGGCCATGACCTCGATCGTCGACACCACGGCCGTCGCGGTCTACCTGAAGTACTGGTCGGCCTTCACCGCGGCACCGCAGTGGTTGCTCGCGCTCGTGGCCCTGCTCGTCGTGCTCGCCGCCAACATGGTGGCCGTCAAGGTGTTCGGCGAGCTCGAGTTCTGGTTCGCCCTCATCAAGGTCGCGGCCCTCGTCGCCTTCCTGGTCGTCGCCATCGTGTGGCTCGTCTTCGCCTTCCCGGTGGAGACCGGCGGCGAAGCGGTCCGCACCGGCTTCTCGATCTGGGGCGACAACGGCGGCATCCTGCCGAACGGCGTCCTGCCGGCGGTCCTCGTCATCCAGGGCGTCGTGTTCGCCTACGCCGCGATCGAGCTCGTCGGCACCGCGTCCGGTGAGACCCAGGACACCGAGAAGGTCATCCCGCGCGCCATCAACTCCGTCGTCTTCCGCATCGCGGTCTTCTACGTCGGCTCGATCGTGCTGCTGTCGATCCTGCTGCCCTACACGGCGTACAAGGATGGCGAGAGCCCCTTCGTCACGTTCTTCTCGTCGATCGGCAACCCGCAGGTCGGTGTGGTCGTCGGGTCGATCATGAACTTCGTCGTGCTCACCGCCGCGCTGTCGTCCCTCAACGCCGGGCTCTACTCGACCGGGCGCGCCCTGCACTCGATGGGCATGAACGGCTCCGCTCCGAAGTGGACGACGAAGATGTCGAAGGGCGGGGTGCCCTACGCCGGCATCCTGCTCACCGCGGCCTTCACCGTCGCCGGCGTCGTCCTCAACTACTTCGTCCCGGGCCAGGCGTTCGAGATCGCCCTGAACATCGCCAGCCTCGGGATCATCACGGCGTGGGGCACGATCATCCTGTGCCAGATGAAGCTGCGGCAGTGGGCGAAGCAGGGTCTGGCGAAGGAGCCGACGTTCCGGCTCCCCGGCGCTCCGGTCACGAGTTGGCTGACCCTGGCGTTCCTCGCCTCGGTCATCGTCCTCATGGCCATCGACTACCCGGTCGGCACGTACACGATCGCGTCGCTCGTCATCGTCATCCCGCTGCTGGTCGTCGGGTGGTTCCTGCAGCGCGACCGCATCCTGCGCATCGCGTCGCTGCGGCAGGGCGTCACCGGTCCGTACCCGATCACCGGGCGCGACCCGGCCGCGCAGGTCCGCCGCCGCGGTGACGGCACGGACGAGGTCGACGACCGGTCCTGA